A single region of the Streptomyces sp. ITFR-16 genome encodes:
- the mshB gene encoding N-acetyl-1-D-myo-inositol-2-amino-2-deoxy-alpha-D-glucopyranoside deacetylase has translation MTDLPARRLLLVHAHPDDESINNGATMARYAADGALVTLVTCTLGEEGEVIPPALAHLAADRDDTLGPYRRGELAAAMKELGVTDHRFLGGPGRYRDSGMMGAEQNSRPGAFWSADVDEAAGHLVDVIREVRPQVLVTYDPDGGYGHPDHIQAHRVATRAAGLAADPAYRPGAGAPHTIAKIYWNRVPRTVAEDGFARLRATAPDAFPGIAAIDDVPGVVNDTSVTTEIDGTGYEGAKAAAMRAHATQIALQGPFFALSNDLGQPVLTTEYYELVNGTPDTSGETLEHDLFAGVPGADQ, from the coding sequence ATGACGGACCTTCCCGCCCGGCGTCTGCTCCTGGTGCACGCGCACCCCGACGACGAGTCGATCAACAACGGCGCCACCATGGCCAGGTACGCCGCCGACGGCGCCCTGGTCACGCTGGTGACCTGCACGCTCGGCGAGGAGGGCGAGGTCATCCCGCCCGCGCTCGCCCATCTCGCGGCGGACCGGGACGACACCCTCGGCCCCTACCGCCGGGGCGAACTGGCGGCGGCCATGAAGGAGCTGGGGGTCACCGACCACCGCTTCCTCGGCGGCCCCGGCCGCTACCGGGACTCCGGGATGATGGGCGCCGAGCAGAACAGCCGCCCCGGCGCCTTCTGGTCGGCCGACGTCGACGAGGCCGCCGGGCATCTCGTGGACGTGATCCGCGAGGTCCGCCCGCAGGTCCTGGTCACCTACGACCCCGACGGGGGTTACGGGCACCCCGACCACATCCAGGCCCACCGGGTCGCCACCCGCGCCGCCGGACTGGCCGCCGACCCCGCGTACCGCCCCGGCGCCGGGGCCCCGCACACCATCGCCAAGATCTACTGGAACCGGGTGCCGCGCACGGTCGCCGAGGACGGCTTCGCCCGTCTGCGGGCCACCGCCCCCGACGCCTTCCCGGGGATCGCCGCGATCGACGACGTACCGGGTGTGGTGAACGACACGTCGGTCACCACCGAGATCGACGGCACGGGGTACGAGGGGGCGAAGGCCGCCGCGATGCGGGCCCACGCCACCCAGATCGCGCTGCAGGGCCCCTTCTTCGCACTCTCGAACGACCTGGGGCAGCCCGTTCTCACCACCGAGTACTACGAGTTGGTGAACGGAACCCCGGACACCTCCGGGGAAACGCTCGAACACGATCTCTTCGCCGGCGTACCGGGAGCGGACCAGTGA
- a CDS encoding DUF6113 family protein: MSSSRARAARTDGPAKDIPATGLAAPLNPRRIAALVGLAVLGALVGIAGTLVQAAWFPGGLLLALAAAAGLFHGGRTLTGTQPGAVAPAAGWLISVIVLLSGRPEGDYVFGDELGLGLFMLGGMAVAVICATMSRSPRQGADSGRPGK; this comes from the coding sequence GTGAGCAGCAGCAGGGCCAGGGCGGCACGGACCGACGGGCCGGCGAAGGACATTCCGGCCACCGGTCTCGCCGCGCCCCTCAACCCCCGCCGGATCGCCGCCCTGGTGGGCCTCGCGGTCCTCGGCGCGCTGGTCGGGATCGCCGGCACGCTGGTCCAAGCCGCTTGGTTTCCCGGGGGGTTGCTGCTCGCCCTGGCCGCGGCCGCAGGCCTCTTCCACGGCGGCCGCACCCTGACCGGTACGCAGCCGGGGGCGGTGGCGCCCGCTGCGGGATGGCTGATTTCGGTCATTGTTCTGCTCAGTGGACGGCCGGAGGGGGACTACGTGTTCGGCGACGAACTGGGCCTCGGACTCTTCATGCTGGGCGGGATGGCCGTCGCTGTGATCTGTGCCACCATGTCGCGGTCGCCCCGGCAGGGGGCCGACAGCGGCCGACCTGGCAAGTAA